Proteins encoded by one window of Mercenaria mercenaria strain notata chromosome 4, MADL_Memer_1, whole genome shotgun sequence:
- the LOC123552039 gene encoding EF-hand calcium-binding domain-containing protein 6-like isoform X6, translating to MTSVPIQRAVSASSPVGTPGRLPNLPVIEHPMSRLGDRNDLAVRGSATYAGGRKGDLTPRGLQRSNTDVGTRNREGGANDLRKSSPDRILNWPPDHTTYRTRSHQAVELSPPFKYKEKPYEGILPEINPAAEDRGDIPDKVDKFPRVGQIPKLPPLPSISEQEEFLKGPGKPFIKSKEYNYQPRTTQELIELIREKFGTGYYGIRHLFKSNDPTGKGAVSREALQRILYTLCGYITPDQYTKLLRAMNLEGKTPIPFETFVQYFKDTEDKKNWVSALQTASLHSSETHVPEGYLRRGDMRVHDPYTSMPFSDAIFKEKCKSKHFDAHRVFPASVFETNGLILPPQLREAYATLGIYMTDDDFNKLWQRYDKEGTGALHTEHFFRLVGLDSQGRPRQTAPYTPRGAAYPKSKQRPHSEIGHTDGIDTSMELQKILKKEGVEEMPKTDRQRIEVPTAKEESDSAKEEIKPEEDTGRKIEIKKTPKASPKLDNIIDCLHYKFEESYQAMLTAFLLFDFLNDSYVSKIDFRRVLLEFGFFISPSELDHFLKKNGMRAIKGQLNYREFLNKFQSKSLNSIMARTAVDTTHPFHGEGSNGSTTLTADALEARLLDHFHGDFIKMLAHFRQCDKYNIGMATKHEFRAAIEKRLGYSMTEMQWEQLKATVGEDKDGLIPYTKFLEFFDITPGSWNFKQEGNIQVAQVPASEMPIPVQVERLKDRAKTEMIPPPPPPPDSAAGKIRSLEEDNRRKAKAIKTRIDELFKNRFHSFDKHFKAMDRRMTGRMSKWQFGALLKMCGLSLHPQELDRIWATLNVSTDGMYSYSTLIQHFINYKIPHEQKETVIFEDTKELVETARRIQRERREEQMKRDHLARQKARENNEEWKPELPTYPDKDSPRAVTASTTISHASVPSIPASRASFASVQSSRTKSLLVKIRTDVINNWEGLKSVFKYVDRNGSASIPVNEMREIMSSMQFSLDEDEKAELCKRFDSQKNGRFNYLQFMKCYAQRKNKENQPKAQIYSKFTHQLQAQTLIKGKHRRPTVQQVIEMMCEKLFREHRTLRRAFKKLDQGHKGYLNMKDFRKALKECNINFTNEDFYHLLTEFDQNMDGKISYELFLRTMLTV from the exons atgacGAGTGTGCCAATTCAAAGGGCCGTATCGGCATCGAGTCCGGTTGGGACACCAGGACGGCTACCCAACTTACCGGTGATTGAACATCCAATGTCCAGATTAGGGGACAGAAATGACTTAGCAGTTAGAGGGTCTGCAACCTACGCTGGAGGTCGGAAAGGGGACCTAACTCCACGTGGTTTGCAAAGAAGCAATACTGATGTTGGAACTAGGAACAGAGAAGGTGGTGCGAATGATCTAAGAAAAAGTTCCCCGGATAGAATTCTTAACTGGCCACCAG ACCACACAACATATAGAACTAGATCACACCAAG CTGTAGAGCTGTCACCACCTTTCAAATACAAAGAGAAGCCATATGAAGGTATTTTGCCTGAGATAAATCCAGCAGCAGAAGATAGAGGAGACATACCGGACAAAGTCGACAAATTCCCAAGAGTTGGACAGATACCGAAATTACCCCCCTTGCCAAGCATATCAGAGCAAGAAG AGTTCTTGAAAGGGCCAGGAAAACCGTTCATCAAAAGCAAGGAGTACAATTATCAACCGCGGACAACACAAGAG TTGATTGAGCTAATACGGGAGAAGTTTGGCACTGGGTATTATGGCATCCgacatttgtttaaatctaatGACCCGACTGGAAAAGGAGCAGTGTCCAG AGAGGCTTTACAAAGGATATTGTACACACTGTGTGGTTACATAACACCTGACCAGTATACAAAACTACTCAGAGC AATGAATTTAGAAGGCAAAACTCCTATTCCATTTGAAACATTTGTCCAATACTTTAAGGACACTGAG GACAAAAAGAACTGGGTGAGTGCACTACAAACAGCCAGCTTGCATTCATCAGAGACCCATGTACCAGAGGGTTACCTAAGACGCGGAGATATGAGGGTTCATGATCCTTACACTTCCATGCCGTTCTCTGACGCCATATTCAAAGAAAAATGCAAATCAAA ACACTTCGATGCACATAGGGTATTTCCAGCATCAGTGTTTGAGACCAACGGTCTTATACTTCCACCACAACTACGAGAGGCCTATGCTACTTTAGGCATTTACATGACAGATGATGACTTTAATAAACTATGGCAGAG GTATGACAAGGAAGGGACCGGGGCACTTCATACAGAACATTTCTTCCGCTTAGTTGGTTTGGACTCCCAAGGGCGCCCTCGACAGACAGCACCCTACACACCGCGCGGAGCTGCATATCCAAAATCGAAACAGCGGCCTCATTCCGAAATAGGTCACACAGATGGCATTGACACGTCTATGGaacttcagaaaattttgaagaaagaagGTGTCGAGGAAATGCCCAAAACAGACAGACAAAGGATTGAAGTACCAACAGCTAAAGAGGAATCTGATTCTGCTAAAGAGGAAATAAAACCTGAGGAAGACACAGGgagaaaaattgaaataaaaaagacacCAAAAGCATCACCAAAACTTGATAATATTATAGACTGTTTACACTATAAG TTTGAAGAGTCGTATCAAGCTATGCTTACAGCTTTCCTACTGTTTGACTTCCTTAACGATAGCTATGTGTCAAAGATAGACTTTAGACGCGTTCTCCTGGAATTTGGATTTTTCATTTCACCATCTGAACTagatcattttctgaaaaa GAATGGTATGCGAGCTATTAAAGGACAACTCAATTATCGCGAGTTCTTGAATAAGTTCCAGAGTAAATCCTTAAACAGTATCATGGCACGGACTGCTGTAGACACAACACACCC ATTCCATGGAGAAGGATCAAACGGATCGACGACTTTAACGGCTGATGCTTTAGAAGCCAGACTGCTCGATCATTTCCATGGAGATTTTATTAAAATGCTCGCACACTTCAG GCAATGTGACAAGTACAATATAGGCATGGCAACTAAGCACGAGTTTCGTGCTGCCATAGAGAAAAGACTGGGATATTCCATGACAGAAATGCAATGGGAACAACTCAAAGCAACTGTTGGCGAAGATAAAGACGGTCTTATACCCTACACAAAATTCCTGGAATTCTTTGATATTAC CCCTGGTTCATGGAATTTTAAACAAGAAGGTAATATACAAGTAGCGCAGGTACCTGCGTCTGAAATGCCGATACCTGTACAAGTAGAAAGGTTAAAAGACAGAGCAAAAACAGAAATGATACCACCGCCACCTCCTCCACCTGACAGTGCTGCTGGCAAAATACGATCTCTTGAAGAA GATAATAGACGAAAGGCAAAAGCG ATAAAAACTAGAATTGACGAGCTGTTCAAAAACAGATTCCATTCATTCGACAAG cACTTCAAAGCAATGGATAGGCGGATGACTGGAAGGATGAGCAAGTGGCAATTTGGCGCTctattaaaaat GTGCGGCTTATCATTGCATCCGCAGGAACTTGACAGAATCTGGGCAACGCTGAATGTATCTACTGACGGCATGTACAGTTATAGCACACTTATACAGCATTTTATAAACTATAAAATTCCACATGAACAAAAGGAAACAGTTATATTTG AAGACACCAAGGAACTTGTAGAAACTGCCCGCCGTATTCAGAGAGAGAGACGAGAAGAGCAAATGAAACGCGATCATTTGGCGCGACAGAAGGCCAGAGAAAACAATGAAGAATGGAAACCGGAACTACCAACATATCCAGACAAAGACAGTCCACGTGCAGTGACTGCATCTACCACTATATCACATGCTTCAGTTCCGAGTATTCCGGCGTCACGTGCATCGTTTGCAAGTGTACAAAGTTCCCGGACTAAGTCACTTCTAGTCAAAATACGTACTGAT GTTATCAACAACTGGGAAGGGTTAAAATCCGTGTTCAAATATGTAGACCGAAACGGCAGTGCATCTATTCCTGTGAATGAAATGCGG GAGATAATGTCAAGTATGCAGTTCAGTTTGGATGAGGACGAAAAGGCGGAGCTTTGTAAACGATTTGATTCACAGAAAAATGGAAG gtttAACTACCTTCAGTTCATGAAATGTTATGCGCAGCGTAAGAATAAAGAGAACCAGCCAAAGGCACAGATCTACAGCAAATTCACCCATCAACTCCAAGCACAG ACATTAATCAAGGGCAAACACAGGAGGCCGACTGTTCAACAAGTTATTGAAATGATGTGTGAGAAG CTGTTCAGAGAACATCGCACATTAAGACGCGCATTCAAGAAGCTTGATCAGGGACATAAAGGTTATCTGAACATGAAAGACTTCCGGAAGGCACTCAAAGAATGTAATATCAACTTCACAAACGAGGATTTCTACCATCTACTCACTGAATTTGACCAAAATATGGACGGGAAGATATCTTACGAACTGTTCTTAAGGACAATGCTTACAGTTTAA
- the LOC123552039 gene encoding EF-hand calcium-binding domain-containing protein 6-like isoform X4 → MTSVPIQRAVSASSPVGTPGRLPNLPVIEHPMSRLGDRNDLAVRGSATYAGGRKGDLTPRGLQRSNTDVGTRNREGGANDLRKSSPDRILNWPPAVELSPPFKYKEKPYEGILPEINPAAEDRGDIPDKVDKFPRVGQIPKLPPLPSISEQEEFLKGPGKPFIKSKEYNYQPRTTQELIELIREKFGTGYYGIRHLFKSNDPTGKGAVSREALQRILYTLCGYITPDQYTKLLRAMNLEGKTPIPFETFVQYFKDTEDKKNWVSALQTASLHSSETHVPEGYLRRGDMRVHDPYTSMPFSDAIFKEKCKSKHFDAHRVFPASVFETNGLILPPQLREAYATLGIYMTDDDFNKLWQRYDKEGTGALHTEHFFRLVGLDSQGRPRQTAPYTPRGAAYPKSKQRPHSEIGHTDGIDTSMELQKILKKEGVEEMPKTDRQRIEVPTAKEESDSAKEEIKPEEDTGRKIEIKKTPKASPKLDNIIDCLHYKFEESYQAMLTAFLLFDFLNDSYVSKIDFRRVLLEFGFFISPSELDHFLKKNGMRAIKGQLNYREFLNKFQSKSLNSIMARTAVDTTHPFHGEGSNGSTTLTADALEARLLDHFHGDFIKMLAHFRQCDKYNIGMATKHEFRAAIEKRLGYSMTEMQWEQLKATVGEDKDGLIPYTKFLEFFDITPGSWNFKQEGNIQVAQVPASEMPIPVQVERLKDRAKTEMIPPPPPPPDSAAGKIRSLEEDNRRKAKAIKTRIDELFKNRFHSFDKHFKAMDRRMTGRMSKWQFGALLKMCGLSLHPQELDRIWATLNVSTDGMYSYSTLIQHFINYKIPHEQKETVIFENMFNVDEAEEIWYDSSEDTKELVETARRIQRERREEQMKRDHLARQKARENNEEWKPELPTYPDKDSPRAVTASTTISHASVPSIPASRASFASVQSSRTKSLLVKIRTDVINNWEGLKSVFKYVDRNGSASIPVNEMREIMSSMQFSLDEDEKAELCKRFDSQKNGRFNYLQFMKCYAQRKNKENQPKAQIYSKFTHQLQAQTLIKGKHRRPTVQQVIEMMCEKLFREHRTLRRAFKKLDQGHKGYLNMKDFRKALKECNINFTNEDFYHLLTEFDQNMDGKISYELFLRTMLTV, encoded by the exons atgacGAGTGTGCCAATTCAAAGGGCCGTATCGGCATCGAGTCCGGTTGGGACACCAGGACGGCTACCCAACTTACCGGTGATTGAACATCCAATGTCCAGATTAGGGGACAGAAATGACTTAGCAGTTAGAGGGTCTGCAACCTACGCTGGAGGTCGGAAAGGGGACCTAACTCCACGTGGTTTGCAAAGAAGCAATACTGATGTTGGAACTAGGAACAGAGAAGGTGGTGCGAATGATCTAAGAAAAAGTTCCCCGGATAGAATTCTTAACTGGCCACCAG CTGTAGAGCTGTCACCACCTTTCAAATACAAAGAGAAGCCATATGAAGGTATTTTGCCTGAGATAAATCCAGCAGCAGAAGATAGAGGAGACATACCGGACAAAGTCGACAAATTCCCAAGAGTTGGACAGATACCGAAATTACCCCCCTTGCCAAGCATATCAGAGCAAGAAG AGTTCTTGAAAGGGCCAGGAAAACCGTTCATCAAAAGCAAGGAGTACAATTATCAACCGCGGACAACACAAGAG TTGATTGAGCTAATACGGGAGAAGTTTGGCACTGGGTATTATGGCATCCgacatttgtttaaatctaatGACCCGACTGGAAAAGGAGCAGTGTCCAG AGAGGCTTTACAAAGGATATTGTACACACTGTGTGGTTACATAACACCTGACCAGTATACAAAACTACTCAGAGC AATGAATTTAGAAGGCAAAACTCCTATTCCATTTGAAACATTTGTCCAATACTTTAAGGACACTGAG GACAAAAAGAACTGGGTGAGTGCACTACAAACAGCCAGCTTGCATTCATCAGAGACCCATGTACCAGAGGGTTACCTAAGACGCGGAGATATGAGGGTTCATGATCCTTACACTTCCATGCCGTTCTCTGACGCCATATTCAAAGAAAAATGCAAATCAAA ACACTTCGATGCACATAGGGTATTTCCAGCATCAGTGTTTGAGACCAACGGTCTTATACTTCCACCACAACTACGAGAGGCCTATGCTACTTTAGGCATTTACATGACAGATGATGACTTTAATAAACTATGGCAGAG GTATGACAAGGAAGGGACCGGGGCACTTCATACAGAACATTTCTTCCGCTTAGTTGGTTTGGACTCCCAAGGGCGCCCTCGACAGACAGCACCCTACACACCGCGCGGAGCTGCATATCCAAAATCGAAACAGCGGCCTCATTCCGAAATAGGTCACACAGATGGCATTGACACGTCTATGGaacttcagaaaattttgaagaaagaagGTGTCGAGGAAATGCCCAAAACAGACAGACAAAGGATTGAAGTACCAACAGCTAAAGAGGAATCTGATTCTGCTAAAGAGGAAATAAAACCTGAGGAAGACACAGGgagaaaaattgaaataaaaaagacacCAAAAGCATCACCAAAACTTGATAATATTATAGACTGTTTACACTATAAG TTTGAAGAGTCGTATCAAGCTATGCTTACAGCTTTCCTACTGTTTGACTTCCTTAACGATAGCTATGTGTCAAAGATAGACTTTAGACGCGTTCTCCTGGAATTTGGATTTTTCATTTCACCATCTGAACTagatcattttctgaaaaa GAATGGTATGCGAGCTATTAAAGGACAACTCAATTATCGCGAGTTCTTGAATAAGTTCCAGAGTAAATCCTTAAACAGTATCATGGCACGGACTGCTGTAGACACAACACACCC ATTCCATGGAGAAGGATCAAACGGATCGACGACTTTAACGGCTGATGCTTTAGAAGCCAGACTGCTCGATCATTTCCATGGAGATTTTATTAAAATGCTCGCACACTTCAG GCAATGTGACAAGTACAATATAGGCATGGCAACTAAGCACGAGTTTCGTGCTGCCATAGAGAAAAGACTGGGATATTCCATGACAGAAATGCAATGGGAACAACTCAAAGCAACTGTTGGCGAAGATAAAGACGGTCTTATACCCTACACAAAATTCCTGGAATTCTTTGATATTAC CCCTGGTTCATGGAATTTTAAACAAGAAGGTAATATACAAGTAGCGCAGGTACCTGCGTCTGAAATGCCGATACCTGTACAAGTAGAAAGGTTAAAAGACAGAGCAAAAACAGAAATGATACCACCGCCACCTCCTCCACCTGACAGTGCTGCTGGCAAAATACGATCTCTTGAAGAA GATAATAGACGAAAGGCAAAAGCG ATAAAAACTAGAATTGACGAGCTGTTCAAAAACAGATTCCATTCATTCGACAAG cACTTCAAAGCAATGGATAGGCGGATGACTGGAAGGATGAGCAAGTGGCAATTTGGCGCTctattaaaaat GTGCGGCTTATCATTGCATCCGCAGGAACTTGACAGAATCTGGGCAACGCTGAATGTATCTACTGACGGCATGTACAGTTATAGCACACTTATACAGCATTTTATAAACTATAAAATTCCACATGAACAAAAGGAAACAGTTATATTTG AAAATATGTTTAATGTTGATGAGGCTGAGGAGATATGGTATGATTCGTCAG AAGACACCAAGGAACTTGTAGAAACTGCCCGCCGTATTCAGAGAGAGAGACGAGAAGAGCAAATGAAACGCGATCATTTGGCGCGACAGAAGGCCAGAGAAAACAATGAAGAATGGAAACCGGAACTACCAACATATCCAGACAAAGACAGTCCACGTGCAGTGACTGCATCTACCACTATATCACATGCTTCAGTTCCGAGTATTCCGGCGTCACGTGCATCGTTTGCAAGTGTACAAAGTTCCCGGACTAAGTCACTTCTAGTCAAAATACGTACTGAT GTTATCAACAACTGGGAAGGGTTAAAATCCGTGTTCAAATATGTAGACCGAAACGGCAGTGCATCTATTCCTGTGAATGAAATGCGG GAGATAATGTCAAGTATGCAGTTCAGTTTGGATGAGGACGAAAAGGCGGAGCTTTGTAAACGATTTGATTCACAGAAAAATGGAAG gtttAACTACCTTCAGTTCATGAAATGTTATGCGCAGCGTAAGAATAAAGAGAACCAGCCAAAGGCACAGATCTACAGCAAATTCACCCATCAACTCCAAGCACAG ACATTAATCAAGGGCAAACACAGGAGGCCGACTGTTCAACAAGTTATTGAAATGATGTGTGAGAAG CTGTTCAGAGAACATCGCACATTAAGACGCGCATTCAAGAAGCTTGATCAGGGACATAAAGGTTATCTGAACATGAAAGACTTCCGGAAGGCACTCAAAGAATGTAATATCAACTTCACAAACGAGGATTTCTACCATCTACTCACTGAATTTGACCAAAATATGGACGGGAAGATATCTTACGAACTGTTCTTAAGGACAATGCTTACAGTTTAA
- the LOC123552039 gene encoding EF-hand calcium-binding domain-containing protein 6-like isoform X5, with translation MTSVPIQRAVSASSPVGTPGRLPNLPVIEHPMSRLGDRNDLAVRGSATYAGGRKGDLTPRGLQRSNTDVGTRNREGGANDLRKSSPDRILNWPPELSPPFKYKEKPYEGILPEINPAAEDRGDIPDKVDKFPRVGQIPKLPPLPSISEQEEFLKGPGKPFIKSKEYNYQPRTTQELIELIREKFGTGYYGIRHLFKSNDPTGKGAVSREALQRILYTLCGYITPDQYTKLLRAMNLEGKTPIPFETFVQYFKDTEDKKNWVSALQTASLHSSETHVPEGYLRRGDMRVHDPYTSMPFSDAIFKEKCKSKHFDAHRVFPASVFETNGLILPPQLREAYATLGIYMTDDDFNKLWQRYDKEGTGALHTEHFFRLVGLDSQGRPRQTAPYTPRGAAYPKSKQRPHSEIGHTDGIDTSMELQKILKKEGVEEMPKTDRQRIEVPTAKEESDSAKEEIKPEEDTGRKIEIKKTPKASPKLDNIIDCLHYKFEESYQAMLTAFLLFDFLNDSYVSKIDFRRVLLEFGFFISPSELDHFLKKNGMRAIKGQLNYREFLNKFQSKSLNSIMARTAVDTTHPFHGEGSNGSTTLTADALEARLLDHFHGDFIKMLAHFRQCDKYNIGMATKHEFRAAIEKRLGYSMTEMQWEQLKATVGEDKDGLIPYTKFLEFFDITPGSWNFKQEGNIQVAQVPASEMPIPVQVERLKDRAKTEMIPPPPPPPDSAAGKIRSLEEDNRRKAKAIKTRIDELFKNRFHSFDKHFKAMDRRMTGRMSKWQFGALLKMCGLSLHPQELDRIWATLNVSTDGMYSYSTLIQHFINYKIPHEQKETVIFENMFNVDEAEEIWYDSSEDTKELVETARRIQRERREEQMKRDHLARQKARENNEEWKPELPTYPDKDSPRAVTASTTISHASVPSIPASRASFASVQSSRTKSLLVKIRTDVINNWEGLKSVFKYVDRNGSASIPVNEMREIMSSMQFSLDEDEKAELCKRFDSQKNGRFNYLQFMKCYAQRKNKENQPKAQIYSKFTHQLQAQTLIKGKHRRPTVQQVIEMMCEKLFREHRTLRRAFKKLDQGHKGYLNMKDFRKALKECNINFTNEDFYHLLTEFDQNMDGKISYELFLRTMLTV, from the exons atgacGAGTGTGCCAATTCAAAGGGCCGTATCGGCATCGAGTCCGGTTGGGACACCAGGACGGCTACCCAACTTACCGGTGATTGAACATCCAATGTCCAGATTAGGGGACAGAAATGACTTAGCAGTTAGAGGGTCTGCAACCTACGCTGGAGGTCGGAAAGGGGACCTAACTCCACGTGGTTTGCAAAGAAGCAATACTGATGTTGGAACTAGGAACAGAGAAGGTGGTGCGAATGATCTAAGAAAAAGTTCCCCGGATAGAATTCTTAACTGGCCACCAG AGCTGTCACCACCTTTCAAATACAAAGAGAAGCCATATGAAGGTATTTTGCCTGAGATAAATCCAGCAGCAGAAGATAGAGGAGACATACCGGACAAAGTCGACAAATTCCCAAGAGTTGGACAGATACCGAAATTACCCCCCTTGCCAAGCATATCAGAGCAAGAAG AGTTCTTGAAAGGGCCAGGAAAACCGTTCATCAAAAGCAAGGAGTACAATTATCAACCGCGGACAACACAAGAG TTGATTGAGCTAATACGGGAGAAGTTTGGCACTGGGTATTATGGCATCCgacatttgtttaaatctaatGACCCGACTGGAAAAGGAGCAGTGTCCAG AGAGGCTTTACAAAGGATATTGTACACACTGTGTGGTTACATAACACCTGACCAGTATACAAAACTACTCAGAGC AATGAATTTAGAAGGCAAAACTCCTATTCCATTTGAAACATTTGTCCAATACTTTAAGGACACTGAG GACAAAAAGAACTGGGTGAGTGCACTACAAACAGCCAGCTTGCATTCATCAGAGACCCATGTACCAGAGGGTTACCTAAGACGCGGAGATATGAGGGTTCATGATCCTTACACTTCCATGCCGTTCTCTGACGCCATATTCAAAGAAAAATGCAAATCAAA ACACTTCGATGCACATAGGGTATTTCCAGCATCAGTGTTTGAGACCAACGGTCTTATACTTCCACCACAACTACGAGAGGCCTATGCTACTTTAGGCATTTACATGACAGATGATGACTTTAATAAACTATGGCAGAG GTATGACAAGGAAGGGACCGGGGCACTTCATACAGAACATTTCTTCCGCTTAGTTGGTTTGGACTCCCAAGGGCGCCCTCGACAGACAGCACCCTACACACCGCGCGGAGCTGCATATCCAAAATCGAAACAGCGGCCTCATTCCGAAATAGGTCACACAGATGGCATTGACACGTCTATGGaacttcagaaaattttgaagaaagaagGTGTCGAGGAAATGCCCAAAACAGACAGACAAAGGATTGAAGTACCAACAGCTAAAGAGGAATCTGATTCTGCTAAAGAGGAAATAAAACCTGAGGAAGACACAGGgagaaaaattgaaataaaaaagacacCAAAAGCATCACCAAAACTTGATAATATTATAGACTGTTTACACTATAAG TTTGAAGAGTCGTATCAAGCTATGCTTACAGCTTTCCTACTGTTTGACTTCCTTAACGATAGCTATGTGTCAAAGATAGACTTTAGACGCGTTCTCCTGGAATTTGGATTTTTCATTTCACCATCTGAACTagatcattttctgaaaaa GAATGGTATGCGAGCTATTAAAGGACAACTCAATTATCGCGAGTTCTTGAATAAGTTCCAGAGTAAATCCTTAAACAGTATCATGGCACGGACTGCTGTAGACACAACACACCC ATTCCATGGAGAAGGATCAAACGGATCGACGACTTTAACGGCTGATGCTTTAGAAGCCAGACTGCTCGATCATTTCCATGGAGATTTTATTAAAATGCTCGCACACTTCAG GCAATGTGACAAGTACAATATAGGCATGGCAACTAAGCACGAGTTTCGTGCTGCCATAGAGAAAAGACTGGGATATTCCATGACAGAAATGCAATGGGAACAACTCAAAGCAACTGTTGGCGAAGATAAAGACGGTCTTATACCCTACACAAAATTCCTGGAATTCTTTGATATTAC CCCTGGTTCATGGAATTTTAAACAAGAAGGTAATATACAAGTAGCGCAGGTACCTGCGTCTGAAATGCCGATACCTGTACAAGTAGAAAGGTTAAAAGACAGAGCAAAAACAGAAATGATACCACCGCCACCTCCTCCACCTGACAGTGCTGCTGGCAAAATACGATCTCTTGAAGAA GATAATAGACGAAAGGCAAAAGCG ATAAAAACTAGAATTGACGAGCTGTTCAAAAACAGATTCCATTCATTCGACAAG cACTTCAAAGCAATGGATAGGCGGATGACTGGAAGGATGAGCAAGTGGCAATTTGGCGCTctattaaaaat GTGCGGCTTATCATTGCATCCGCAGGAACTTGACAGAATCTGGGCAACGCTGAATGTATCTACTGACGGCATGTACAGTTATAGCACACTTATACAGCATTTTATAAACTATAAAATTCCACATGAACAAAAGGAAACAGTTATATTTG AAAATATGTTTAATGTTGATGAGGCTGAGGAGATATGGTATGATTCGTCAG AAGACACCAAGGAACTTGTAGAAACTGCCCGCCGTATTCAGAGAGAGAGACGAGAAGAGCAAATGAAACGCGATCATTTGGCGCGACAGAAGGCCAGAGAAAACAATGAAGAATGGAAACCGGAACTACCAACATATCCAGACAAAGACAGTCCACGTGCAGTGACTGCATCTACCACTATATCACATGCTTCAGTTCCGAGTATTCCGGCGTCACGTGCATCGTTTGCAAGTGTACAAAGTTCCCGGACTAAGTCACTTCTAGTCAAAATACGTACTGAT GTTATCAACAACTGGGAAGGGTTAAAATCCGTGTTCAAATATGTAGACCGAAACGGCAGTGCATCTATTCCTGTGAATGAAATGCGG GAGATAATGTCAAGTATGCAGTTCAGTTTGGATGAGGACGAAAAGGCGGAGCTTTGTAAACGATTTGATTCACAGAAAAATGGAAG gtttAACTACCTTCAGTTCATGAAATGTTATGCGCAGCGTAAGAATAAAGAGAACCAGCCAAAGGCACAGATCTACAGCAAATTCACCCATCAACTCCAAGCACAG ACATTAATCAAGGGCAAACACAGGAGGCCGACTGTTCAACAAGTTATTGAAATGATGTGTGAGAAG CTGTTCAGAGAACATCGCACATTAAGACGCGCATTCAAGAAGCTTGATCAGGGACATAAAGGTTATCTGAACATGAAAGACTTCCGGAAGGCACTCAAAGAATGTAATATCAACTTCACAAACGAGGATTTCTACCATCTACTCACTGAATTTGACCAAAATATGGACGGGAAGATATCTTACGAACTGTTCTTAAGGACAATGCTTACAGTTTAA